Genomic DNA from Nonomuraea rubra:
CGGGGGGATCAGCGTCAGGCCGCGCTCGGCCGCCAGCGCCTCCCCGATGGCCACCCGGTCGCCGGTGTAACGGTCGTAGGTGACGATCTCGGCGCCGTAACCGGCGGTGGCCTCCAGCTTGGAACGCGGGGTGTCCTCGGGCATGACGATCACCGCGGTACCGCCCAGCTCGCGCGCGGCCAGGGCCGCCGCCTGGGCGTGGTTGCCGGAGGAGTACGCGGCGATGCCCCTGGCCAGCTGCTCCTGGGTGAGCCGGGAGACGGCGTTGTAGGCCCCGCGGAACTTGAACGCCCCGATGCGCTGGAAGTTCTCGCACTTGACGAAGACCTCGGCGCCCACCAGGGAGTCGAGGGTACGCGAGCGCAGGACGGGCGTGCGGTGGGCGACGCCCTTGAGGCGCGCGGCGGCGTCGTGGACGTCGTCCAGGGTGACCGGCAGTGCGTGGGTCATGCGTGCTGTTCCTTCTCGTCGGCTGGACCTGATCGTCTCAGGAACTCGGCTGGACGGGGTCGTCCAGGGAAGGTCGTTCCAGGAAGGCGGCCACCGCCTCCAGCCACGCGCGGGGCCGGTCCACGTGCGCCATGTGCCCGGCCTCGTCGAGCAGTACGGCGCGCGCCCGCGGGATCAGCTCCGCCGCCCGTTCGGCCTGGGCGGCGGGGAACGTCATGTCCTGCCTGCCGTGCAGCAGCAGGATCGGCACGCCGAGCGCGGCCAGGCGCGCGGCGGCGTCGCCGGGGCGGGCCCCGGGCAGCTTCCCCGCCCGCCACGGCCGCAGCCACTCGGCCGAGAAGCGGACGCGGGCGAGGCGGTCGCGGTAGCCGTCCAGGGCCTCCGCACGCCAGACGTCAGCCTCGGCCCCGGCGAAAGCCGCCGCCCGCGTCAGCTCGGGGCCGGTCGGATCGGCGCCAGCCGGATCGGAGGCGGCCGGATCGGAGGCGGCCTGGTCGCGGCCGGTCGGTGCCGCGTTGGACCATACGGCCGCCGCGGCGGCGGTGCGGCGGTCGCGTTCCGGCCAGCCCGCGAAGGCGTTCGGGGGGACGGGCAGCACGCTGCTGGAGGCGATCACGAGCCGCCGCACCCGATCGGGCGCGGCCAGTGCCAGCCGTTGCGCGATCAGACCACCGTAGGAGAACCCGAGCACGTCCGTCGTGGCCACGCCGAGCGCGTCGAGGAGCGCGACGAGGTCGCCGGTCGCGGCGGCCGGGGTGTACTGGTCGTCGGGCAGCCCGCGAGTGGATCGCCCGCACCCCCTCAGGTCCGGAAATATCAGGTCATGGCGGTCGGCGAGCCGGATGAGCGGATCGAGAAGGTACGAGTGGTCCCAGTCGGGGCCACCGTGGATCACCAGGAGCGGATCGCAAGCGGGAATTTCAGCCGTGAGCGCGGCGAACAATGTCACCACCGGATCCCCGCAAACCCCAACAAACTTCTCAAAAATCAACTATTTCTACCCCCCAGAATGCGGGCTACGATCCGTTCCATGCAGGAATGGGCACCCCGGGAGTAGACCCCACCCAACCCAGCATCGCCCGCGTTTACGACTATTTCCTCGGCGGCAAGAACAACTTCGAGGTCGACCGCAAGGTCGCCGAGGAGGCCCTGAAGATCGCCCCGGACGCGCGGGAGGCCGGCCGGGCCAACCGGGCCTTCCTGCGCCGGGCCGTGCGCCACTTGGCGGCCGAGGCGGGCATACGGCAGTTCCTCGATCTCGGCTCCGGCCTTCCCACGCAGGGCAACGTCCACGAGATCGCCCAGGCACTGGCCCCCGACGCGCACGTGGTCTACGTGGACCACGACCCCATCGTGCCGGCTTACGGCCGCGCGCTGCTCGCCGCCGACGACCGGACCACGGTCGTCTCCGGCGACATCCGCAACCCCGGGGAGATCCTGGACCATCCCGAGGTCCTGCGGCACCTGGACTTCGGGCGGCCGCTCGGGCTGCTGCTCGTCTCCGTGCTGCACCACGTCAACGACGACGAGGACCCGTCGGGCGTGATGGCCGCGTTCCGCTCCGTCCTCGCCCCCGGCAGCCACCTGGCCATCGTGCACTTCCACAACCCCGGCGACGAGCACCCGGAGGCGTCCAGGGTCGCCGTCGAGGCGGAGCGCAGCTTCAACCAGAACCTGGGGACCGGGCGCTGGCGTACGCGGGCGGAGATCGCGTCGTACTTCGGCGACCTGGACCTCGTCGAGCCGGGCCTGGTGCCGCTGGCCGAGTGGCGCGCCGAGCCGGGCGACGTCGTCCGCCAGGATCTGACGCACTACACCGTGCTGGCCGGCGTCGCCCGTAAACCCTGAACAATCACCTCCGTATTTCGTTTGTGGCGGAACCCAGAAATGGCCGTGCCGCCGCCTCCGCGAAATACGATGGCCGACGAGGAGATGGTGCCGTGATGGGCGAGGAAAAGGCGTTCGAGGTCGGCCCTGCCAAGATCGAGGTGACGTACGAACGGCTCGGCGACCCGCAGGCGCCGCCCGTGCTGCTGGTGATGGGCGCAGGCGCGCAGCTCATCCACTGGCCCGAGGGGTTCTGCGCGGAGCTGGTGGCGCGCGGCTGCCAGGTGATCAGGTTCGACAACCGCGACGCCGGCCTGTCGACGCACTTCCACGACGCGCCGGAGCCCGACCTGCCGGCGGCGCTGGCCGGTGACCCGTCCTCGGCCTCCTACACCCTGTCCGACATGGCGGCCGACACCGTCGGCCTGCTCGACGCGCTCGGGCTGGACAGCGCGCATCTCGTCGGCGCCTCGCTGGGCGGGATGATCGCCCAGACGGTCGCGATCGAGCATCCCGCCCGGATCCGGTCCCTGACCTCGATGATGAGCACGACGGGGGCGCCCGGCGTCGGCGGGCCCGACCGCGAGGCGCTGTCCCGGATGACGGGGCCGCCGCCCGCCGCGCGGGAGGACGTGATCGAGCACTGGGTCAAGGCATTCCTGCTCGTCGGGTCGCCCGGCTACCCGTCCGGCGAGGACGAGCTGCGCGAGCGCGCCACGCGCGCCTACGACCGGGCCTACGACCCCGCCGGCGTGACGCGGCAGAGCGTCGCCGCCATCGCCTCGGGGGACCGGACGGAGCGGCTCCGTTCCGTACGCGTGCCGGCGCTGGTGATCCACGGGGCCGCCGACCTGATGTGCGACGTCAGCGGCGGCAGGGCCACGGCGGAGGCGATCCCGGGGGCCGAGCTGGTCGTGATCGACGGCATGGGGCACCACCTGCCCAGGGCGTTGTGGCCCGAGCTGGCCGCCCGGATCGCCGGCCTCGTCCACCGCATCGAGGTGGGCTCGTGAGCGGGTTGCAGCGGCGGCTCCAGGAGGCGGCCGACGAGCTCGTACGCTCCGGGGCCGAGCGCGGGCTGCAGATCGCCGTCTACCGGCACGGCGAGCAGGTCGCCGACGTCGTGGCCGGGACGGCCGACCCGCGCACCGGGCGGCCGGTGACGTCCGGCACGCCGTTCCACGCCTTCTCGGCGGGCAAGGGCCTGACGGCCGCCCTCGTGCACGTGCTCGCCGAACGCGGCGCGCTCGGCTACGACACGCCGATCGCCGAGATCTGGCCGGAGTTCGCGGCCCACGGCAAGGGCGCGGCCACGGTGCGCGACGCGCTGACCCACGCGACAGGCGTGCCGGGGCTGCCGGCCGACGTCACCCCGGAGGACCTGTGCGACTGGGGCCGGATGTGCGCGCTGGTCGCCGGCGCCCGGCCGTGGTGGGAGCCGGGCAGCGGGACCGGCTACCACTCCTACACCTTCGGCTACGTCGTCGGCGAGGTCGTACGGCGGGTCACCGGCATGCCCGTCTCCAGGGCGTTCGCGCAGGAGGTGGCGGGGCCGCTGAAGGTGGCGGATGAGCTGTTCCTCGGCGTGCCCCCGGCCGAGCTGGGCCGGCTCGCCCGGCTCGAGGACGTACCCGGCTACGCCGAGCCGCCCGACGGCTCGCCCGCCCTGGCGGTGGCGCCGCGCGGGGTGCAGCCGACCGCCGCGTTCGGGAACCGGCCCGACGTGCTGTCCGCGGCGATCCCGGCGGCGGGCCAGTTCACCGCCCGGGCCGCGGCCCGCATGTACGCCGCCCTGCTCGGCCCGGTCGACGGTGTCCGGCTGATCTCTCCGGAACGGCTGCGCGAGCTGAGCACCCCGGTCGTGGACGACGTGGACCGGGTGTTCGGCAACCGCGCGGTGCTGTCGAACGGGTACGCCGCCGGCCGCCTGGGCACCGATCCCGGCGACACGCCGACCGTGTTCGGCTGGGCGGGCAGCGGCGGCAGCTACGCCTGCGCCGACACCGCCACCGGCGTGACGTTCGCCCTCACGAAGAACCGGCTCGCCCCCGACTTCACCACCGCCCAGACGATCGGCACCATCATCGCGGAGACCACCTGAGCCGGGCGCATGCCACCCGAGGCCGCAGACCACCTGAGCCGGGCGCATGCCACCCGAGGCCGCAGGCCCGCCTGAGCCGGGCGCGCGCCGCCTGGGTCGGCAGCAGCGGGCGGGTGCCCGTTCAGGAGAGCCCGGACGGCTGCCGCTCCAGGAGCGGAGAGCTGCTTGCCCGGCTCACCCCCTCACCGGGCGCAGGGCCGCGCCCCAGGCGTTGAGCTGGTCGAGGACGTTGGTGAGCCGCTCCTCGTGGTAGCTCGCCGGGTTGAAGCCGCCGGCGAAGTCGGCGCTGAGCGACAGGCCGACCTGGCTCGACACGGTGGCCACGCCGAGCAGGCCGAGGACGTCCCGCAGGTGCGAGATCGCCCGGGGCGCCCCGTCCACTCCGTAGCCGACGAACCCGGCCGCCTTGTCCTTCCACTCCAGGTAGAGGAAGTCCAGGGCGTTCTTGAGCGCGCCTGTGAAGGAGTTGTTGTACTCGGGGGTCACGATCACGAACGCGTCCATCGCCGAGATCTTGGACGACCAGCGCTTGGTGTGCTCGTGCTGGTAGATGCCCGTGGCGGGGTGCTCGGGCTCGTCGATGTTGCCCAGGTCGTAGTCCTTCAGGTCGATGATCTCGTACTCGGCGTCGCCCCGCTTGGCCGCCAGATCGCGGACCCAGTTCGCCACCACGTCGCCCACGCGCCCGGGACGGGTGCTGCCCAGGATGATGCCAACCTTCAGCATGTCGGTGCTTCCCTTCAGGGGTTCGGTTACCTGAAACACCGTAGGAGGGGAGGCGGAGATACTGAATGCGCTGCTGTACCCGATTTATACGTCATCGTCTCAGGGGTTAGACTCGACACTCATGGATGTGTTGAGCGACGTGGTCGCGTTCATGCGGACGGGCCGGCCGGCCTCCACCCGCATCTCGTGGCGCGCCCCGTGGGGGCGGTCGTTCCCCGCGCTGCCCGGGTCCGCGGGCTTCCACGTGGTGCTGCGCGGGGCCTGCTGGCTCATGCCCGCCGACGGCGAGCCCGTCCGGCTGAACGTGGGCGACGTGGTGTTCCTGCCGCACGGCGACGCGTTCGGGCTGGCAGACGATCCCGCGCGGCCGCTGGTCGAGGCGGACTGCGCGCCGCACGACGAGCTGTTCCGCTCGGCCGGCTTCGACGGCACCGGGGCCGAGACGGTCATCCTGTCCTGCGGTTACCGTACCGACCCCGACCGGGTCCACCCCATCCTGGGCTCGCTGCCCGCCGTGATCCACCTGCCGGCGACGCTCGGCTGCGACCCGGAGCTGAGGGCCGCGGTCGAGCTGCTGGCCGGCGAGATCGACAACCCGCGCCTCGGTGCGGACACCGTCGTGTCGTCCCTGCTCGACGCGTTGCAGCTGTACATCCTGCGGGCCTGGTTCGACAAGGCCGACGAGCCCTGCACGCTGTCCGGCTGGGCGGGCGCGCTGGCCGACCCCGCCATCGGCCGCGCGCTCAACGCCATCCACAGCGAACCGGGCCGCCGCTGGACGGTCGAGTCGCTGGGCGCCCACGCGGGCCTGTCGCGGGCCGGCTTCGCGCGCCGCTTCACGGCGCTGGTCGGGCAGTCGCCGCTGGCGTACCTGACCTGGTGGCGGCTGGCGAGCGCGGCCCGCATCCTGCGCGAGTCCGACGCGCCGGTGTCGGAGGTGGCCGAGCGGGTGGGGTACACCTCGGAGTTCGCCTTCGGCAACGCCTTCAAGCGGGAGTACGGCGTGGCGCCCGGCCGGTACCGCCGCTGCGCCGCCTAGGTCCCGTTGGTGACGCGGCGCAGGACGTACTCGACCGGGCCGTACCGGTGCGTACGCAACCACCAGGCGCTCAACCCCAGCAGCACCGTGTAGATCACCGCGGCCACCCCCATCACGGCGAGCGGCGACAGCCTGCCCGCCAGCGCCAGGCCGTAGCCGGTGAAGACCAGGCAGCAGAGCACCGACTGGCCGAGGTAGTTGGAGGCCGCCGCCCGTCCCGCCGGGGCCAGCGCGCGCCCGGCCGCGGGGAAGCGGCGGGTCACGCGCAGCAGCGTCACCACGTACGCGGCGGCCAGCGGCACCGAGGTGACCGTGGTCGCCGCCGTACCGACCAGCTCCCACGCGCCGGGCCGGCCGGCCGTCACCGCGAGCAGCACCCCGCCCGGCAGCCCGAGCCCGAACCCGATCCACTGGATCCGCGTCGCCAGGTGCCACCACCGCCCGGTCTCCTCCAGCACCCTGGTCCTGCCCGCCGCCAGCCCGAACAGGAACATGGCCAGCGCCATCGGCCCCTGGAAGGCCCAGACCATCGCGGCGAGCGGCGGGTAGAGCTCCAGTTGCAGGGTGAGGACGTCGAGCGGGCTGCCCGTGGCCAGGGCCATCGTGCGGGCCGCGGCCGCCGCGTCGGCCGGAGGGGCCTGGCCGGCCGCCGGGTCGAGCGTGGACAGCGCCGCCAGCCCCGCCCACAGCAGGGCCAGCACGCCCACGATGACCGAACCGGTCACCACGGCGGTCCTCGGCCGCATGCCGCGCATCGCGAGCAGGAGCAGGCCGAGCACGGCGTACAGGGTGAGGATGTCCCCGATCCACAGCAGGATCCCGTGCGCGACGCCGATCACGAACAGCCCCAGGCACCGGCGCAGCGTCCTGGCCCGCACGCTCGCGCCCGCCCGCTCCGCCGAGCGCAGCTGCAGCGTGAACGAGTAGCCGAACAGGAACGAGAAGATGATGTAGAACTTGGTCAGCACGAGCGCGGTGATGACCGAGGCCACCGGGCCGTCGGGGATGGGCATGGTGCCGTTGACGGCGTAGCCGGGGTCGGCGAAGTAGCCGATGTTGGCCACCAGGATGCCCGCGAGCGCGAACCCGCGCACCACGTCGACCTCGTGGACCCGGCTGGCGGGTGGCGTGCGCACTTCTGTCATGAGGCCGAAGCTACGGACGGCTCGTCTGCCCGGGCATCCGACCTTGGTCTGGCTCCCGGCGACCAAGGGATCGCGGGCGCCGTCCGATGTGGCAATTGGTGGGGTAATTGGGGCGGAAGGTAGGGAGCTGCACCACAATGGGGGCATGGCATACCCTCCGCAGCCTCCGCAACCCCACCCCCAGCAGCCTGGACCGTGGGGCGCCGGACAGGGACAGGGCCCTGGCCCGGGCCCGGCTATGCCACCGCCATACGCGAACCAGCCCCCGCACGGGAACCAGCCCCCGTACGGAAGCCAGCCGCCGTATGGGAACCAGCCCTCGTACGGAAATCAGCCGCCGCACGGCAACCAACCGCCGCACGGGAACCAGCCCCCGTACGGCCCGCCGGGTTATCCGCCCAGGCCCCCGGCCAAGAGCAACACAGCGCTGATCGTCGGCCTGGTGACGGGCCTCGCCGTGCTCCTCCTGGGCGGCGGCGGCTGGGCCGCGTACGCGTACCTGAGCTCCCCGGGCCCGGCCCCCAAGATCGCCATGCCCAGCGGCACCCCCACCACCACGGAGCCCGCCCCGTCGGCCACCCCGGACACGTCGGACGAACCCTCGCCCGCCCCCTCCGACACCCCCGACGACACCCCGGCGACCTCCAGCCAGGCCGAGCCCGGCTCGCCGATCACCCACCAGGAGTTCAACGACTGGAACTTCGCCCTGGGCGGCATCAAGTTCAAGGCCGACAAGGTCGGCGGCTGGAACTACAGCTCGTGCGCCCCGGTCGACGGCGAGGGCGTGCTGGCCAAGAACAAGTGCGAGCGAGCCGTGCAGCTCGCCTACTCCGCCTACAGCGGCCACCTCAAGGCCGTCCAGGTCATGATGTCCTTCCCCACCGACCGGGCCGCCAAGACCACGGCCGACCGGCTGGCGAAGCTGTCGTCGAACGCCGTCAAATGGCGCCAGGACAAGGCGCTCGCCCGCTACACCTACGGCAAGATCCTCTCGGGAGCGTCCAAGAACTACGTGGTCGTCACCATCGTCACCGCCGACAAGTCGGCCGGCGCCAAGGCCCCGAACTTCCACGCCTACCTGCAGACCGACCACACCAGCTACTTCGAGCTGCGTGACCAGACCATCACGAGCTGAACCCGTCCAGGGGGCGCGGACCGCCCGGTGACCTGGCGCCGATACCGTCGGCATCATGTTCGACTCGCATCACGACAGCATCGAGACCGGCTCAGCGGGGCACCCATGATCGGCGCCATCGCGGACGACGTCACCGGCGCGACGGACGTGGCCGTGGCGCTGCGCCGCCGGGGCATCCGCACCCTGCTGTACTTCGGGCTCCCTCCCCAGGGCGCCGAGGCCCCCGAGCACGACGCCGTCGTGATCGCGCTCAAGACCCGCACGATCCACAAGGCCGACGCGGTGGCCCGCTCCCTGCGCGCGCTGCGCTGGCTGCGCGCGCACGGCGCCGCCGAGCAGGTCTACTTCAAGTACTGCTCCACCTTCGACTCCACCCCCGACGGCAACATCGGCCCGGTGCTGGACGCGCTGGCCGACGCCATGGACGCGCCCATCGTCCCCATGACGCCGAGCTCGCCCGAGCACGGCCGCACCCAGTACAACGGCTACCTCTTCGTCGGGGACGTGCTGCTCGGCGAGTCCCACATGAGCCACCACCCGCTCACCCCGATGACCGACTCGTACCTGCCGCGCCTGCTGGAGGCGCAGAGCGCGTACCGGTCCGGGGTCGTGACGCTGCCTCACGTACGCGGGCAGGGGGTGCAGCGGCGGCTGGCCGAGCTGCGCGAGCAGGGGGTGCGGTACGCGTTCGTGGACGCGCTGGAGGACGACGACCTGATGACGGCCGGC
This window encodes:
- a CDS encoding alpha/beta fold hydrolase, whose amino-acid sequence is MTLFAALTAEIPACDPLLVIHGGPDWDHSYLLDPLIRLADRHDLIFPDLRGCGRSTRGLPDDQYTPAAATGDLVALLDALGVATTDVLGFSYGGLIAQRLALAAPDRVRRLVIASSSVLPVPPNAFAGWPERDRRTAAAAAVWSNAAPTGRDQAASDPAASDPAGADPTGPELTRAAAFAGAEADVWRAEALDGYRDRLARVRFSAEWLRPWRAGKLPGARPGDAAARLAALGVPILLLHGRQDMTFPAAQAERAAELIPRARAVLLDEAGHMAHVDRPRAWLEAVAAFLERPSLDDPVQPSS
- a CDS encoding NADPH-dependent FMN reductase, translating into MLKVGIILGSTRPGRVGDVVANWVRDLAAKRGDAEYEIIDLKDYDLGNIDEPEHPATGIYQHEHTKRWSSKISAMDAFVIVTPEYNNSFTGALKNALDFLYLEWKDKAAGFVGYGVDGAPRAISHLRDVLGLLGVATVSSQVGLSLSADFAGGFNPASYHEERLTNVLDQLNAWGAALRPVRG
- the otnK gene encoding 3-oxo-tetronate kinase: MIGAIADDVTGATDVAVALRRRGIRTLLYFGLPPQGAEAPEHDAVVIALKTRTIHKADAVARSLRALRWLRAHGAAEQVYFKYCSTFDSTPDGNIGPVLDALADAMDAPIVPMTPSSPEHGRTQYNGYLFVGDVLLGESHMSHHPLTPMTDSYLPRLLEAQSAYRSGVVTLPHVRGQGVQRRLAELREQGVRYAFVDALEDDDLMTAGRALARAPLVAGAAGLAGGLAAARAGAGHGEAPAPEPSGPAAVLAGSCSARTLQQVQAMIEAGRPAYRLDALADQNADSLARAALAWYDTLRQDTGAPLIYSSLEPAKLRRVQEALGAERSASILEAAIGRIARGLVERGVTRLITAGGETSGAVVSALGVPGGVIGAEATRGVPWIFTPSGPALLLKSGNFGDPRLLLEASR
- a CDS encoding AraC family transcriptional regulator — translated: MDVLSDVVAFMRTGRPASTRISWRAPWGRSFPALPGSAGFHVVLRGACWLMPADGEPVRLNVGDVVFLPHGDAFGLADDPARPLVEADCAPHDELFRSAGFDGTGAETVILSCGYRTDPDRVHPILGSLPAVIHLPATLGCDPELRAAVELLAGEIDNPRLGADTVVSSLLDALQLYILRAWFDKADEPCTLSGWAGALADPAIGRALNAIHSEPGRRWTVESLGAHAGLSRAGFARRFTALVGQSPLAYLTWWRLASAARILRESDAPVSEVAERVGYTSEFAFGNAFKREYGVAPGRYRRCAA
- a CDS encoding DUF418 domain-containing protein; protein product: MTEVRTPPASRVHEVDVVRGFALAGILVANIGYFADPGYAVNGTMPIPDGPVASVITALVLTKFYIIFSFLFGYSFTLQLRSAERAGASVRARTLRRCLGLFVIGVAHGILLWIGDILTLYAVLGLLLLAMRGMRPRTAVVTGSVIVGVLALLWAGLAALSTLDPAAGQAPPADAAAAARTMALATGSPLDVLTLQLELYPPLAAMVWAFQGPMALAMFLFGLAAGRTRVLEETGRWWHLATRIQWIGFGLGLPGGVLLAVTAGRPGAWELVGTAATTVTSVPLAAAYVVTLLRVTRRFPAAGRALAPAGRAAASNYLGQSVLCCLVFTGYGLALAGRLSPLAVMGVAAVIYTVLLGLSAWWLRTHRYGPVEYVLRRVTNGT
- a CDS encoding SAM-dependent methyltransferase, whose protein sequence is MGTPGVDPTQPSIARVYDYFLGGKNNFEVDRKVAEEALKIAPDAREAGRANRAFLRRAVRHLAAEAGIRQFLDLGSGLPTQGNVHEIAQALAPDAHVVYVDHDPIVPAYGRALLAADDRTTVVSGDIRNPGEILDHPEVLRHLDFGRPLGLLLVSVLHHVNDDEDPSGVMAAFRSVLAPGSHLAIVHFHNPGDEHPEASRVAVEAERSFNQNLGTGRWRTRAEIASYFGDLDLVEPGLVPLAEWRAEPGDVVRQDLTHYTVLAGVARKP
- a CDS encoding serine hydrolase domain-containing protein — its product is MSGLQRRLQEAADELVRSGAERGLQIAVYRHGEQVADVVAGTADPRTGRPVTSGTPFHAFSAGKGLTAALVHVLAERGALGYDTPIAEIWPEFAAHGKGAATVRDALTHATGVPGLPADVTPEDLCDWGRMCALVAGARPWWEPGSGTGYHSYTFGYVVGEVVRRVTGMPVSRAFAQEVAGPLKVADELFLGVPPAELGRLARLEDVPGYAEPPDGSPALAVAPRGVQPTAAFGNRPDVLSAAIPAAGQFTARAAARMYAALLGPVDGVRLISPERLRELSTPVVDDVDRVFGNRAVLSNGYAAGRLGTDPGDTPTVFGWAGSGGSYACADTATGVTFALTKNRLAPDFTTAQTIGTIIAETT
- a CDS encoding alpha/beta fold hydrolase, which produces MGEEKAFEVGPAKIEVTYERLGDPQAPPVLLVMGAGAQLIHWPEGFCAELVARGCQVIRFDNRDAGLSTHFHDAPEPDLPAALAGDPSSASYTLSDMAADTVGLLDALGLDSAHLVGASLGGMIAQTVAIEHPARIRSLTSMMSTTGAPGVGGPDREALSRMTGPPPAAREDVIEHWVKAFLLVGSPGYPSGEDELRERATRAYDRAYDPAGVTRQSVAAIASGDRTERLRSVRVPALVIHGAADLMCDVSGGRATAEAIPGAELVVIDGMGHHLPRALWPELAARIAGLVHRIEVGS